CCCGCCGCGGCCCGGGACGGACTCCGAGACCGAGCCCGAGTTCCGGGCGCCTCCTCCCGCACCTGCGCCCCCGCAAGCGGACGCTGTCGCGACGGCAACCGCAACCGCGACCGCGAGGCCGTGGAACCTGCGGGAGCGCACGCGtcggcgccccgccgccgccaggTCGTGGGCCGCGTCGCCGTCCCCGCCTCCTCctctgtcgtcgtcgtcgtcgcggaGGCGGCGCAAGCGCGCCCCGTTCTCCGTGTCCCTGACGGCGGAGGAGATCGAGGAGGACATCTACGCGCTGACCGGCgcccggccgcggcggcggccccgGAAGCGGCCGCGCGCCGTGCAGCGGCATGTCGATGTAAGGCGATTTCCCCGAACTGCCCCTCACACGCCCTCCGTCCGAACCACTCTaattaattagtactttattcaATTCGTCTCTTATTTTACGATTCTATTTATTTCCTCAATACGCTTTAAGCTTGCTTATCAGTCATCATCACTAgtaatattgataaatattctATGCTGACATAATTGTTGTGTGCAAGAATAATTATCCTGCGATCCAAAACCACTAACACCAATCGTGTGCGCTGTTCGTTTTCCTTTGTGCAGTCGCTGTTCCCGGGGCTGTGGCTGACCGAGATCACCGCCGACGCGTACCGAGTGCCGGACGAGTAGCTCCACGAGTCcagctcctgctcctgcaccagcCAGCCGGCGCCGCCTGAGTTCCCAAGCTCCAACTCGAAGGCGGCAGCCTGCTCCGACTCCGAGCCATCGTCCAGCGAGCCAAGCAACCACCTCGCGTCATCGCGTCGCAGTCGCGTCTCACCCTCCTCCCGAGCTCACACAGCTCGGGTCTATCGAGCGAGCCGGTACGGTAGGTCCGCCTCGCGCATGTCGTACGCTCCCCCACCTCCCTCGTCATCTGGTGTAGTTGTAGACTTGTAGTAGTACGTGCGTGCTTCGTTTCCCCACCTCTGCTAGTCTGCTTGCTGCCTCCGGTGTGGTCCGTACAGTGGCGTGCTTGTGATTACaactagtgttttttttttgttgttgttatcAGCTCTTCCATCACCTGATGACTGCTTGCTACTCTGTGTGCCGTTGAATGTTCGTCACCGTTATCGTCCAGTGCCGCCGCCTCTGCGTGTCAGCGTGTGCCTGTCCCGATCCATTTTCCGAGTACACTGCCACAACCAGCAGCTGGCAAGCCTGAAAAGGGGCCGTGGCTGGTATTCGATCTGGTCCTGGTGCTTTCTTGGGGGCTACCCAATGGTCGGTCGGCGAGACGGATCGACAAGAGAGAGGGAGTCGAGTGGCTGCTCATGGCTGGGCAGGCCGAGGAGTGTTCGGATTCTTTGGACCCCTCTCGTCTCCTCTCCGGCGCTGGGGTCGACACCCGCcgcaccaccagtccaccaccatCACCGGGGTCGGGGCCATGACTGCTGGTGCAGCGCCGCCTATCATGCTGGGAGGGTAGCCGGATATATGGATAGCTCGCCAGTCGCCACAAACGGAAAAGGGGCCTGCAACTTTTCGGGTCCTCTTTCTGACCCAATCATCGTCACCATCCATTATGATGGATCGAACACACAGTGCTACAGAAGAggaaccaaaaaaaaaactttgggaTTATCGCATTATGGTGGTCATGCTAGACTGCTGGTACTGCTGTGCTGCGGCCTTGTTGACTGTCCGGGCGTACCACAGGCCCGGAGAAACGAACAGTTTTTTCTGGCAGGTCTGTTGGGTGGAGCAGGGCACGTACATCCATCTAGCGCTGCTCGCACGATCCAGTACATGCCATGTTCTCTGTGGCTCCCAGATCCAAAACCTCAGGCGGCCGGCCGGAGCGGAGAGGGAACGGCGGCGATCACTCCAGCTGCGCACGCGACAGGCCACACGCAGGCGCGTCACGTACTCACGTCTGCCCGTGCCACGGTGCCAACTGCCAAGCGAGTGTGCCGTACATACTGCCATGTTAACGGTGGAGGCGAGGAATGCGCTGTTCCTCCGTAGTCCGTtcggtgtccaggtggatatcaTCAGGTCAGGTATGCCCCCGTTTCATCAATATTTTATGGCCAATTTAAGACGCAATCAGGCTGTGTGTCCGGGTACGATGCCGtggggcccgcttgtcagcttTCTACTGACACCGCCGCCAGGCATTATTGCGGCAGGCCCACCGAATAAGAATGACCATGCAGTTCAAATCCAAGAGCGCACTTCTCGCCTGCCCGCTCCGTCGTCCGGACTCCGGGGGGCGCGATCTGCCATGAACTCATCACGTGGTAAATGATCGCGAATACTTTTTTTTTCCTCGCTTCTCTTTATTAACACCACTCACACACAGGCACTCACGTACGTATATGGAATCTGGCTGATCACCAAAAGTCTTGTTATTGAACACAATGAGGATAATCAAAATCACTTGCCCTTGAGGCTTCAGCCTTCAGGTGAGTACTACCTCTTCTTATTATTAATCAAATGCCGGATATCTGGGTCTTTCAAGAAAAATGACAAGCATGTCCTATCCAATCTAGCTAAAGACCTCCAACTCAGATGCGTTGATTTCCGGTCTAAAGCTCACGTACGTAAGAGCATCTCTTTCTGCTGTATCCCTTTCCTAACACCCTAATAAAAAAAACCATTATTTCGTAGATCTCGTAGCTCCAGCATATCACCAAACCAAACCCTAATGAGAAAAGATTATGTCTCAGTCCCTCAAATTATAGCCTCCCACCCCTTAAATAAATGAGAAACCTCTCCTCCCGAATCCACTATTTTTCTCATTGGGATTGGATTTTCTCGGTCTGCCGGAGAGAAGACCTTCAAAACCCAAAACACGTTTTGCATCTTCCCAAATAACTAGTTTTGGGTTAGAGTTTTCTCCTGCTGGATATGCTCTAAACACCTGATCTTACTATTCAGCACTCGCTCGTCACAAAGAATAATAAAACGCTCCCTTCGAATCGAAGGAAAAAAAAGGGTTAGTTATTGCGGTACTCGGCGAAAGTCAACACATGCGAGTAGTGTACGCTACACGTGTGGCTCCATGATTCGCTACATTCTGCCGCCAACGGTCAGGTCGACCATCCAAGCCGCCGTGCCCATCTTGTGATCTTGGCACAAGtacccgttcgcgtgcccttaaatctgGCTTAGATTCGTTTTTTTAgtttggaacagtgtttttctcttacaaattcCTCCAAATTCATCCATATTCTTTTAGATTCCTCCAAAATTCTTCCAAGGAAACCGAGCCAAAATACATTTGCCCGTACGAAGACACTGTGACAGCCACAGTGTGTGACTGCGTATCGCCCGTCCAGGAATACCCATCCGCACCGTACCGCCGCTTTGGCACGTCCATCGTTTTCGCTTCGCCTTTTGTACTCGCAAGCAATAGGCGCTATAGGAGCAGTGGGCCCGTATGAAATAACagtatttttttataataaattaatatcAGCATCagtcatttttgtttttttttttttgaaacttcgTCTCCTCTCTTTTCAGTTCTTCGCAGCGTCTTTCACATGCCGCGAACTGGCTAGCCTCCGCTACCGTGGCGTTGCGACGTCGCCGTTCCACGTACGTACATGCGCAGGGGCCGTGCGGCGACGCGGCGGCAGCAAAAGCAAAGCTACGCCACGCCAGTCGCCTGTCGGCGAGGCAGGCCGCCATCCCGTGCACCGCGGGTCGCTCTCCTGGGTCCGGGCGTTGGACCCTCGGAGTGGACGTGGACCGGCGCACCACACGATCTGTACCGGCCGGCCGGGGAATGGTCAAAGGCGTCGACGAGACGGCCCATGTGCTGGTGCCCTGAATCATTAGCCCACTCAAACAAAAAAAAGGTGGCATGGCCAGGCAAAACAGGATGGGCTCTGGATGCACCCGTGTGGGAGTTCGTTATTTCTAGGCTGCTGTTGATTTGGGCCGGATAACATGGGTACGCGACGTACGGGTAGATTTGGGCTGGATAACTTGGGTGTGCTGTTGATTTGGCCCGGATAACCATACCCACaatctctctcaaaaaaaaaaaaggataacCATACCCACAAGTTAGATTATCATTATCACTAGATGAACTTCTTTGTATTTATCAAAAAAAAGATGAGCTTCTTTGTACGTTTAGCACTAACGGGCGCATACCCACGTCCGTACCCGCGGGCATAGAATCTTACACACGTATCTACGCGTGGAATTTTGTACCAGATACTAGGAGAATAGACGTGAAACCTGAGTATTTTGTTGTCTGTGCCTCCATTCTATAATGgattaagggcttgtttggttggCTTCCAAATTTGCCAAGCCAATTATTTGGCAAACAAAAGTTGGGCAAAAATATTTGCCACATATTTGGCAAGCTAAATGTGATGTATTAATAAATTTTGGTAACCAACCAGATAGAGGCCAAAAATTTGGTGCCCAAGTTTTAGCAACTAAAATTCGGCTACCAATCAATTAGGCCCTGAGGGAGAGGAGTTTCGCAGTTCCAACAAACTATTCCCGTGAGCTCCTCTTCATGTTCTGCCTTTTCATTGGGCTTCCCTCTTGGGGGTCCCGCCATCCGATGGCCCCTGACGGTCCTTCTATTTTTGCTAAGCACCGGCATGCCAAGGCCACTGCTGGATCATACTGTCAGTGTCTTGTAACGGAGTATGTTGGCGACAACACAAGACCAGTGGTTTGACATTTTGATACCACAGTGAAAGCAGAGACATGCTGTAAATACCGGAATGAACAACATAAAGTTCTACTACAACATAAGAGCGGCACAAGAATGCCAATGACATTTCCTTCAAAATAACATAACCTGCACCCCATGTGGCAGAAAAAGGACTGTATATAACATTGAACCGTGGAGGAAATTCTACTTTCACCTGACCAATCAATACCAAGTAGTGGAACAAAATGATTACACAATcaactatcagcctgttcgcttgctcgtaaacgatcgtaaatttccagccagaaacagtgtttttctctcacaccaaaccagccagcagtaaataatccacgatcgtttacggcctcccgaacaggctgtataacAGATATGTCGCACCAATATTAACACCGCGGTCACACCTGAATTCCTGAACCAATAATCAACAGATTCCCAACTGGATGTATCAAAGGACCAGCCATAAGCAtgtacagcaaaaaaaaaaagtgaaagGGGTGGACAATCGCGCTCTCGATGCATCTACAAACTCCTTGTGGCTTATATGCTAGCAATCCACAGCCAAACCTTCTTTTGGGGCGGAGGTGACACCCTCTTTTGTAGAATTTGTAGTAGAAGCAACACCCTCTTTTGTAGTATTTGTAGTAGAAGCAACACCCTCTTTTGGAGCAGTAGAGGTCACACGAAGGATGGCTTGGGCGCTCAAGGCAGAAAGCTTGGACTGGCAGAAAGCCTCCCATGATTCAGCATCTTGTGAGACACAAGGTTCGCCCTCATTTTCGTCAGAAGTTGAGGCCTGAGACTTCTCATAGAATGCTTGTAGTTCCAGCGCCAGGTTGCGAGCAGCCTCCCTTGATTCAGGAAGCTGGTCACTAAGTTGGGTTGCTGCAATCTGGATGAGCTTATCCATTCCATATTCTCTGATTCCCTGCACATCCTGGACAAAAAGAGAATATTATTGTTGTTAAACAACAAGAATAGCAATGTATCTCTCAAATGCAGGACAACAAATACTGGTTTGTGCATGTAGATCTACAGTGCACAAATTGATGTATCCAACCTCCAATCACTGTTGCTCTATTGAACATGACAACAAAGTATGAGTTAAGGCATGAAAAACATACAGCCTACAGCTAAATGCACATCTGCCTTCTTAATATTCTCAACCATCAAATCTGTAACACGTCAACTAGGTTCAACTTTTTGACACAGGAGGTTCAATGTTTAGAACATACAACAAAGGATctgaaaaataaactaaaaagatCTGGAATATATTGGATGGAGAAGGCTAGTATGCAAGGGCATTAATTATAAACATCTACCTGATCGATCACTTGGTACATCAGATAAGGAAACTATAATCTGGATTAAATTAATCTTTTTCCTATCTTAAGTTTCTTTTTACAGTAAGAAATGGGGCTACAGAAGCTGCAGCTGTACAAAATTTTCAGGCAAGAAATTTAACTTACTAGGCAAGGTACACTCTTGCTGAAACACACTGATGCTTTTGCTCGAATCCGCGGATTCCTGTTCTTGAGGTAGGGCTGCATTCTTGGTAACAGTAGTAAAGGGGAGATCCAACTAGTCATCGATATAAGAGCTGCCTCAGCAGCTGCACAGACAAATCGCTTATCTTGTGAAGCCTTTAGAAACAACTGCACTAGCTGGTAATGCAGCATTTGACAGAAAGATGTTTTCAGAGACCTTATAGTTAATAGAAGAAAATTTAAATGAATAGCAATACTGACCAGTGGATCAATAGAGTCAACCATTAGGTCACCATAGGCCTTAAAGATGTCAGCACAAGTCATTAGTGCTGTTTTGCATACAGCACTTCTGGGATTCTTCACTGATTTCACGATAAGAGGAACTAGAGGCTCCCTGCATTTAAACAGTTCGTACTAACCAATTAATAAAGGAGATATGGTGCAATTCTCTATCACTCGCATGGACAAGTGGTTCCAAAAGATATCTGAAGGATTTTCCAACGGGGAAACAAATTTCTTGTGCATATGATAGGATGGGGAACAACTTACAGCAGCTCCTGCAATCTTTCCTTGTGATACATTGCCAACTGACGAACATTGTTGAGAGCTTCACATGTCATAACCCAGTCCTTTGAATCCAACCTTTTAACTAAGGTCTGTTGAAAAAGTAGAAACGATAAAACTTAGCTTTGAATAGAACCAAAAACAAAGAAAAACCAATCTGTCCAATAAAATATCACAAATACGCAAACAGGTTCCATACACTTAGAGCGGCATCAACATCTGGTAGATCTACTAGATTCTCAGAATCAATGTACTCCACGTCTGCATTTCCAGCCGCATTTCCATTCGTCACAGCATCAGGGCAAGCAGACAGAGAACTTTCTTCCTTGTTGGCACAACTGTTGCCATTCAACACAGGCTTGCTAATGTAGGATTTCACAGAATTGTCTTTTCCATTCTCCAGGTCTGTTGATTGAGAAATATTGAGATCTTTCAAAGCACTTGCTGACATTTTCATGCCCTGTATGAGTTATGGCAGAAAAAGGCACTTAAGAACAAAATGAACAAATTTCAGCCCCTTCCTAACAGGTACACATTAATAAAATAGTTAAAGAGTATCTCTGGTGATTGTTTGGAACATTTTCCATAATAAATAGACAGTACAGAGTGTAGTCAACCAGTCCATGGAACCGCGATCAAGTAATAAAAACAACAGTGCAAAAAACATAATTAATGGAAGCTGAAATTTAGATGGTTCCACCACATCAATAATCATCCAATAATTATGTCACAAAAgcacactcaatgacacatgataaTCCAATTGCCGATGAGATCTCACTACATTAAATTCCACAAGTATTAGATCTCCTCAAGGCTTAAGGCCAGAACGACTTAGACTACAGTGACCGGCACATTCAAGCCATACCCCCAAACGTTTGGTAACTTATCAGCAACAGCGCCATGGGTAGAAGTGTCGAACCTAAATGAACCACGCAGCACATATATAAACTAGAAGTAACTGAATGTGTAAGAGAAGAACTGGATTCAATCAGCCCACAGTCACAGCGAAGTGGTCGAGAACTACTACCATTACACAGGGGCAGACCAAGAAAGGGACATTGGTGTACACTATACACTTCTATACACAACATTCTTTTGCAAAGGAATCAGGTAGCAGGAATGTATACacttgtaattagatcagatccaaATACAGAAAGCCAAACAGCTTAAGTTAGGGTTCGGGTTGTCTCGGTTTCGCACGACAGGAGTGGAAGAGAAGGGATGcgcatacctggtgggtgctcgtcgccggcgaaggccTGGCGAAGGGCGTCGGCGGTCGCCCAGTTGCCGCACGAGAGAGAGCACACGCCGGGTGAACGGGAGAAGAAAAGGCAGTGGCCCTGAACTGGTGAAGTCAGGGTgtgtgttttttttcttttctttttcagttTCACGATTTTGCAATCATCTTTTTACAAATAGATCCCTGGCTGGCAGTGGCAGAACTATTTCGATTGGTTCTTATATATGGGCCAAACCTAACACATTTAAAGGCCCGAAGGCCCAAACCATGATCCACCTTCTAATGCTATGGCCCATAGCTGGTCATGAAAATCCTGTAGGAGTAAACAAGGGATATGGGCCCAGAGCCAGGTCATGACAATCCGTGACTAATTGTTCGAATTACCAGTTGAAAAAATCCAAGTTAAATGAGTTGAAATTGGAGTTAAAGGATAAAGTTTCATTACTTAAGTAGTATGTTAGTTTGACACATTCTTGACCtcctctttctctcaaacaaggTACATTATTTGGTTGGAACGTTTGTTTATCTTGAGAAATTTAGCTCGAAATGAAGTCCAAAGTAGAACTCCCAAGTTTGGAAATAACCTCAAAGTTCCATTAGTACTCATCGATGATTGTGGCCGTAGGCATAAGGTGTGCAGGAATGTATGTACTGTATTTCAAAGAAAATTAATACTAAATCTTTATGTGTTATGTGTATGATATGTTGGCTTATATTTGTAGTTTTCTCGTCAAAGTGCTGCAGCTTTGTACTCCATCTATTCTAAATTACAAGACATTTCAGCTTTTCTAAATATATAGCTTTTCTATGCACTTAGATAAACACTATGATTAGATACACAGTAAAAGCAACgtatttaaaaattttaaaatatcttataatttgaaatgaacgTGTACTCATTAGAGAAGAAAGGCCGCCGAAAGTGTGTAGGCCCAACCCAACACGAACGAACTAGTGAGGCCATAGTTAAAAAAGGATTTATATTCGTGGTATCttttatttaaaaaatagaaatagaaagacAGACACAAATAATTTAACTAACCCTTCTATTTTCTCTGCAAATCGGAGGTGTCTCGATAGAGGCATACCGTAGATAGCTGAAAGAACAGATCAACAGTTTTAGAATATCTAGAAAATTACAAGTCCGAACCGAACCAACCAAGATAGAGTTAGTTCATGTTAGGGTGAACAAAGGGTTAGGGACTCCTTTTGTGTAAAATAGACCTAAACAACAGGTCCGGAACCTACTCGTGACATTTAGAGGCATATGCCGGGACGGGAAAACGAAAATAAATTACCTGTTATGCAAAGAGTACTACGAAATGGACGGTTATGCTTTTGGCATACTACCCCCGTCCCGTTTTAGTTTGTACTAAATCAAACTCTATTAAATTTGTCTTCTAAATCAAACTATATTAAATCTAAGAGCCTCCTGATGGTTCAGAccttatctatacctaatattagaCAAAATTTCTCTCCACCCATTTTTTTTTGTCCGGCCCTCCTTTAAGTATCTTTTTTTTGGAAATAACTAACTTTGTGAATGTGAAAAGCCATCTATAGCCCTTCTCTTTATATAATAGTGCAAGACTACTTAAGGTAATCTAGATAGCTACTAATcctaatccaattagatctcttCGATTCCGGATAACTTGGAATATAGGAATCTTAATCTAAATAGAAAATATAAGAATATGGACAGCTAGGAATCTTAATCTAATTAGATCTCTCCGATTCCGAGTAACCTGAATAGGAATCTTAATCAAATAGAAAAATATAGAATACAAATCTAATAAAGAGGAAAGAATGGTAGAATTTCTTCGTTTCGttccttttctgttctttttcatTATTTTTCTGGTTTGTCAGTTTTTACTTGCTCCGCTTACGTTTTGCTTTACATTCTCATTTGGACGTTTTTCACTTGGCTCCGAATATGTTCTGATTTTTTTTGTGGCTATATATTTTCTAGAATACATTCCCATTTTTGTCATGACCGTTTTTTACTCGGCTTAAGTTGTGTTCGGATTTTTCTTCTCGTGGTTGTTTTTGGACTCTAGCTCGCCTTTTCTGAATTTGTTTTCATTGTTTTCCTGTGGTTTTCTCCACCTGGGCTTTTGTGTTCTAATAAATATAATAAGAGTAAAAAACAAACAATAAATAAGAGACCACAACCATTTTAATCTTTCAATCCTTAAGAAACAAATATTCTTACCACTAAGCTATTTATTTTTTGGCTCAAACTCTTGACCCGTGCTACAACTCACTCACGTCCAACAATGATATGATATCTTATTCCAACTACATATTGGATCTCGTTGCAACGCAATGGGTCATTATGTTCAACTTAAGTTGTTAACATAGTCtctatctgtgcaattagtttttctaattaactcatgtttagtcctcctaattagtatccgaacgtccgatgttaCGTACGAACACGCGAAGCTCCTGGTAGCAAGCTAGAGTACTTTCCCCGAGGCCCCCACTTGACATCGGATTTAATCAAATAGTGCATATAGAAATATACTACTACTATTTTATGATACGCAACAAATATGTGATGCataataaatattattaaattattagtgaaatattttttataataatatatcatgcatgtatatataaatgttgacaatatttttttaaaatctaGCTAAATTTATAAAAGTTGGACTACCTGAAAAAATGGGATAAACAATTATTTTTGAGACACGGAGAGTACGAGCACAATGATTTTTGAGGCGCTTGGGCTTGCTCTCGTCTTGCTAAAGCAAAGCATCTATCATCGCAGGAGGGGAGGATGCATGCGTGCATAACAGTTCACTGGCACAGGTGGGAGAAGAAAAGGCTTTCTTGGCTGGACCATGCAGACGAACAGAACAACGGACAAGGTCAGGTCACAAGCTAGGTTGATGGTACGGTACTTCCGCTGAACGAGCCAGGCTGTTCCGATGTCCCATTGCCTCACTTGATTGTGCGCGCAGTGGTCGTACATGGTACTACCAGCTGAAACGCACAAATCCTCCGGTAAAATGCTCATCAAGGTTTCCAGTGGCATTACACGACCTAAGAACCTGACAGATAGATATCAATCAACCGTCAACGGGACCCAGAGCAGCTGCCTCCGTATAATGCCGGCCCTTGTTACAACTGTATTAAACTGCTATTAGTCAACTCTGTGCCCAAGAATGTCCCACTAAAAAGCATGCTTGACCTTTAGAACATGAGGCTGCATTTGACCGGGAGACCTGGAACATGTGTTTGGACGCCTGCAGACTTATGTACTGGCATATTGTGGGTTCAGCACTCAAGGCTAGCCGTCTCAAGAATATATATCATTTTAATTTGCCGCCGCCAGAAAACTAGGCATTTGAAAAAAGTTTGGAATTGAAATCGACCGACTTTGCCATATGCGCCACCTTGTTCAAAAATCCCACTACATTACAAGCAGGTGGCCATTTCCAGTTCAGTTACTACTTGACCTGTCACCTGTCCGTATGCGGCAGCAACAGCCTTCCCTTTGCTTTGACCACACTCTTTGGTTAGCTAGACATAAACCGGCAGCCAAAGGTAGATGCACCGTCGCCGTATGTGTCTTGACTCTTGAGCATCGATCACAGTCACTATAATTACTGCTATATATGGTAGCAGCATGGAGCTACTTGTCCTAAGTATGGACTGTAACCATCGCCATGTTCAGTTTTTTAATATATAATAAAGGCCGTGTTCAGTTAGTTACTGATGCTATCTAGAATTACAAGCAACGTTTCACTTTTCTACCCTTCCTTCGATTCTACTCAAGTCTCTGTAAAAGATGCTGTAACTTTTTACTCAGCATCAACCTAGCGaagttttgttttttttaaaaaaaaaactctgaaGCTGAATTACATAAGGCAGTGTTTGGATCAGGATTACAGTTCAGACCAGTCCAAAACTGCAATAAgacttcttttttttaaaaaaaaatccaataAGACTTCAGACCAGTCCAAAACATCAACCAGACTTCACACACAAACACAGCTAGACGGGCGGGGCCAAGCAAACGAACAGAAAACGAGAGAGGTCAGCACACAGAGAGGTTCGCCGCTGACAGAGCTACCTCCCAGGAAATCTCGCTTTTCAAGGCTGAAGATGTTAAATTACGTATGTGCCCCTGCTCCCCTGCTGTCTCTTCTCAGCACACGTCTAGAACTTAAAAAAACCATCTAGAATTTTCACTGAAAGTGTAGAGTTAATATGATTTTTTAATTGTATATTATTTTTATTAGTGGGTCTCACAATAAAGCTTATCTCCAACCTAAATTTATATGTTTCTGGAACAAGATTTAAACCACAGCGTCAATTATTTTTGAACGGATGGAGTATTCACCTACGTACGCATGCCACGCAGAGAAACAGACAAGAACAGTCTTAGAGACGTCGCTTCATATCTGCAACAGCCAACACTGCCAAGAAAGTGAGAAACAGAAGCCTGCATACAGCGGGACCCCCAAAGTCCCTTCCTTTTCTCTCAACCCCgtcccctcctctcctctccattcTCCGGTCACCAGGCTCTAACACTTGGATAATCTGTCTGCTCTCTTGCTCTGGATCACTCCAAGTCTCCAAGATGTTTTCTTTTCTTGATAGTGCCAATTTTAGTTTATAAAATGGGTTCACATGAGGTCAAGAGGAGTTACAGTTCAGTAGTCAAATCTTGAGCAAGAGTTACAGCAGTGCCTTTGCTTCTCTTTTGTTCTCTAGCATCTGTCCATGATTGTTCATGGCCTTTGGGGCATTTAGTGATCCCGGCGTCATTCTCCAGATGCAGCAAGTCAAGAACTGGAGGTAGCAATAAATACCTCAACAAGAGCGAAATCTGCAGCATCTGTTCAAGATCTTTTTTGCTTTCATTTATTTCGACTTCTGTAAGGGAGTGAGGCATCCGAGATTCTGCATTGCAGTACAAGGCTCGGAGAGAATTGAGTTTGGTTTTTCTTTTTGGTCGTGGGGGCATGAAGAGCGGCAGCGCCTCCGcgcccagcggcggcggcggcggtggcctggCGATCACCGAGCGGCAGAAGCCGTCGCCGTCGTGTGTGGCGGCGCTGTTCCAGATGTTCGCCAAGAGGAAGCTCTTCTCCTCGTCCTCCAAGAAGACCAAGCTGCTTCCCCCAGGTGAGATTGCAATGGAACCGCGTTGTCCTTTCTCTGCGCAAATCATTCCCCACTCCCCTCCTTCGCGCAACTATGCGAATCCGCCGCTTTGCGTAAGCTTTCGTCTTCGG
The Miscanthus floridulus cultivar M001 unplaced genomic scaffold, ASM1932011v1 fs_276_2_3, whole genome shotgun sequence genome window above contains:
- the LOC136531091 gene encoding uncharacterized protein; translated protein: MKMSASALKDLNISQSTDLENGKDNSVKSYISKPVLNGNSCANKEESSLSACPDAVTNGNAAGNADVEYIDSENLVDLPDVDAALSTLVKRLDSKDWVMTCEALNNVRQLAMYHKERLQELLEPLVPLIVKSVKNPRSAVCKTALMTCADIFKAYGDLMVDSIDPLLVQLFLKASQDKRFVCAAAEAALISMTSWISPLLLLPRMQPYLKNRNPRIRAKASVCFSKSVPCLDVQGIREYGMDKLIQIAATQLSDQLPESREAARNLALELQAFYEKSQASTSDENEGEPCVSQDAESWEAFCQSKLSALSAQAILRVTSTAPKEGVASTTNTTKEGVASTTNSTKEGVTSAPKEGLAVDC
- the LOC136531089 gene encoding uncharacterized protein; protein product: PRPGTDSETEPEFRAPPPAPAPPQADAVATATATATARPWNLRERTRRRPAAARSWAASPSPPPPLSSSSSRRRRKRAPFSVSLTAEEIEEDIYALTGARPRRRPRKRPRAVQRHVDSLFPGLWLTEITADAYRVPDE